From the Porites lutea chromosome 5, jaPorLute2.1, whole genome shotgun sequence genome, the window TAATCAAGAGCGtggacccaaaaaaaaaatgattacttGATATGATTTGAACCCTTGTCCTCCCAAACAGCAAGCGGGAGCATTATCTACTGAGCTATTAATAAGAGACTTGTATCAATCTAAGTCATTTATTAGGCTCATGTCTGATACGCACCTTGTATTCTGTTAGGATCCGCAATGTCGAGAGCATACTGTATGGTGTTAACAACAAGCTGCCTACACAATGGCACACATCATTAAAACCGTGTTCCGCAAAACGAGCATCGCTTTTGAAAATCCAAGTCATCAAAATTGAATCTCCCTAGGTTCTTTAATTGGTTGCTAAAATAATGCTCAAGCCTGTAAAATTCCTCTGTGATTTTCACTTGTCTTTTGGCCATCTCAACTCAAGAAGTAATAGAAACAAACTGCGGTAACAAACATTACGAATTCAACTGCGTTATCTCTTCATCTGTCACGTAATACTGTCTTTTCGCCCCTTGTAAGGGAATTTTGGATCGCGAagtccgggaaatttttgcatttggAATGCAGGATCCGGAAATTTTGCTGGTGCAACCTGGAATCTTGgcctttggaatccggaatacggCCCAACGAATGCGGACTCCCACTagcgattggaatccggaatccaagttccactgacagagAACCAGGAATCCAGTCCCTGGAATCCAAATccaatatttacaaaattttttggGATTTCCTTACAAAGGGCGATTTTTTGTCATAtgaaccctttaagccccaatatccacatacaaattctccaaactgatcgcCATACATCTCCTTAAacaattagttgagagaatttgattaaaGATCATAGCATTTTGTCTATGGTTTTgtctttatctcttgacaatgtatggatattgttaggagaaaattgttgttggtcactattggcatTTAAAGGGTTCACTCCACTTCGTATAtgcaggttaaaaaaaaaacactgaacgGTCACTTCTGAAAACGCATGTTGAAGCATACGAACGTAAGGAATTTGAATAAAATTTATTGCCCCTGAGGATTCATTTGATTCATAGTGTTTCTTATCTGCACTGGACTAATTTGTCTCTATTTTATCGTTTTCCCCACCAGGTTGCCCGGAACGAAAACAGAATAATCTTCACCACTGGTATGCCTTACGAAAAGGTGCGAGAAAAAAGTAGTTTAAAACTTGTGGTAGAAAAATGGCATGAGTAATGGATATAATCATTCGATGGATCAAACAAACAATCAGTCAacaagtcaatcaatcaattaataaatCATTCAAACAATTACGATTTGGTATCTCCTTATCCTATAGGCGTTACCACGAtgtattttataaaaataacatgGAGTGTTTGCCTTCTTGTGTCGGTCATATTTCTGTCATAATTCTAGTATAACCGCCCTTTGGATTAAGAAGGCTTTTGCAAGTTTCAGAATCGTTCTGCTAGTGTTATTTCTTGACGTCCATTTTATATCATCGTTATATAGTATCGTTATATATCTCCTTATCCTATAGGCGTTACCACGAtgtattttataaaaataacatgGAGTGTTTGCCTTCTTGTGTCGGTCATATTTCTGTTATAATTCTAGTATAACCGCCCTTTGGATTAAGAAGGCTTTTGCAAGTTTCAGAATCGTTCTGCTAGTGTTATTTCTTGACGTCCATTTTATATCATCGTTATATAGTACCAATGTCTTGTTCACAGTTAAGCTCTCAAGTACCTGAGGGAATGTGCATCTGTGTTCCATGCGGGAAGATAAGGCAACAAATGTCATCTCTGATGAAATACTTCAATGTCAAAGTAAAAAGACAGGATATTTTCAGTCGTTGCCAGGTAATAATGTTATCTTAAAACGTAATTAAAACgcactgttaaaaaaataatgatgaaatGTTTAACATGTCACACGCGTGGTACAAAGAAAAACTGTAAGCCTCGAACGGGATTGGACCCATTAGCCCTGAGATACCGAACAGGCACGCGGGCACCCTCGCATCCACTAAGCGGTAGGGAGACTCGTGACAAGCCTGGCCATGTACCAGGTCAGAAGCATATAACTAGGTGCATATATGCCACACGTCCTACATACTGCCATAATTCCTGGTCAGGACGGGTGCAAGTACCTTTAAAATCTGCCTCTTTTAGTTTCTGTGTGCTTGTTGCTGCCTAAATTGCCCTCATTGAAGTGCAAGGCGGGCGTGTGTATGCCAGGACAGCGAATCCGGACCAGATAAAACCCAGGTTTTGATATAGGAGGTGACGGCCGAATTGTTCGATAGACGACTGATTACTTCGTTGACATTTAACCCGAGAAAAAACGTTAACGGGCTTAGAATAAGTCAAGTAACGCTATACATGTTTGCGCAAAGAGCTGCACGGCTCGCATGCTTGTTGGTAAGTTTTATAATGTTGCCGTTGCACAAGAGTATCAAACGTTTTAATCAGTGGGGGCCGGGAGAGCTTATATAAAATACGGAGAGGGTCGTATATTCAAAGCGGCGCCTATCCGATTACTTAATATCTTCTCCCTTGTTTTCTTTACCACgtgtaacaaagaaaataactaCGTCTGCACACTAGCTAATTGCTTATTGTGTTCGACTTTTCTTATAGGTGTGTAACGGGAATGATTTTGTTGAAGTCAGTCAGGAACATATGAAAATGGCTATGGGCATCTTTCATGGTCGCTTCCAAGCTCCTTTGCTTGGCTACGAGCCTACAAACTGCCCCATCAATCTGATGTACCTCACCTTACCTGGGGGCGTGCCTATCAAGCTGGGACCTCTTCCTGAAGAAGCCGTCAACAATGCGGAAATATTCTTCTGTTGCTCGGCGTGTGGAAAAGTATTTTGGGAGGGCAAACACCACAAAAGAGCTAATGCACAGTTCTCCTACATTTTGGAAAGTTACTAGCGTCTCGTTTGTCACAGTTAATTTCTATTGCATGTTCTGGTACATTCTCGACTTATTTTTGTTTGCTGCGTTGTACAGTGTCAGGTGTTATAGACtgaagaaatattctttgcaagTTTGAGTAGCTTTTATTAGCGTTCTAAGTTCACGAGCGTCGAGTATGTATTAAgtagctttttttttgtaataaaagCTTCTACCCGTTTCTGTTTGTTTCTCAAGCTCTGTGCGTTATGTAGGGACACAACACTAAGGGCATGAAGGTGATTTCGTTATCAAGTCTTTAGTGTTTGCAATTTCTTAAGTTGTAATAACCACTGCGACTATCAtatcatttaaaatttgtatttccgaagttcacatcatcttcaaaCCTAGGGAGTTATATTAATTTAAAGTGATTAAAAATGGATTTTTATATTGGACCCTTCCCCTTTTCGATTCAAATTCATGTAATCTTAAACATAAATCTTACTAATTTACTAAAGGTCTTAAGCCTGACCAATAACAAGTTTTTAGATGGTATGGTATTTCTTTCATGAATCACTGACGAGCTTTTGGAAGCAAAAGCAATGATATTAATCATAACATGGTTTTTTTGGTCTAATTAATATTTACTGGTGCGTTCTTGTCTTGATCATCAACTTCCGATCTGTAGTACCGTTCTCTCCACAACGCAAGCAGTGGAACAGAAAGCGCATACGTTATAAAAATACACCAATTAATCCACTTTAATCCAAAGTTTGGCAACATGGGAAATATGTAAAATACCAACTGAAGAAGGTTCGCGGCAACGGTTACGAAACCAGAGGTGATGCCCTCGGCGACAGGGTATGCAGTTTCCACAGCCATCTCAAAGAATAACGGAATGGTTCCATTAGTGAAAAATCCTGCAAGAATACAGGTTAAAAAGAGAATGGCCTTGTTATATGGAATAATTCCTGCGCACATGAATGTAAATAAACCATAGGAGATGGTAGCGCCAGCCAGAAGGACAAACTGGATTGCTTTCATGCGTCCGGATAGATGGTCCGCGAGTCTGTGGATAAACCAGAGTATCAAAATCTATTATCGTGATCAAAATTTGTGGGAATAAAAATATTGTAACGGCAAAAGGAATCTGAACGGTTCTTTGTTCATTTTTAACTCGACCAtattatttagtgtttgttcgTGAGATATTCGAATTTTTGACACAATCAATACCTACAGAGACGAAAAATGAGTGGTTCCTTTGACTCTTAGGGCAGAATGAACTTTCTGTTGTCGTAAACGTGAAATCTTTCGCTCTCAATAGCATTCAAGCTTCAGGTATTTTGATGACGGAACGGTTATCCTGGTCCCAGAGGGTTTTTTTTGGGCGGCACGTTCTCTCTCACCccgaaaaaaactgaaataataagGCCGAGGAACAGATCGGGAGGGTCTGTTCAGTTTATCCTTTGTGTCATATATTTCTGGTGTCGAATATATTAaagtatttcaaaaaaaaaagatctcgTATGTGAAAGTAAACATGTAGGTCTCCGTTTTTCAATACTCTTGACTTAAAATGTCAGTTTTATTGCACTTTTAATACAATAAAAACGGTTAATTATCATAATTGAAcagagtggagtgcaatttggtctaaaatgacacgcgtgatttcaaactcgcaagtatgatttcagaccaaaattgcacgacacagttcaattaccattttattacagccattttgagATTGCAGAGTTCAGTCAATACCAATATTTTAATGATCAAGTAGCCGCCTTGTTGAGAAGCAGAAACAAagaggcttttacatctcattttgtattcaatacagaaatgatgcgatatagagcAAAACTGGTGCGATTAAAAACAGAACTGACGCGATTTAGAACAGATATGATTTAGAGCAAGAAATAGTGTGattcgtgaataaatcacactgctgagagccaatcagattgaagggatcaccagtgatttcaaaatggacaTAATGAAGAGCAAGAAATGGAGTGattcgtgaataaatcacactgctgagagccaatcagcttgcagggatcaccagtgatttcaaaatggatataaTAAAGAGCAAGAAATGGtgtgattggtgaatgaatcacactgctgagagccaatcagattgaaaggatcaccagtgatttcaaaatggatataaTAAAGAGCAAGAAATGGtgtgattggtgaatgaatCACATTGCTTAGAGCCAATCAGCTTGCAGggatcaccagtgatttcaaaatggatataaTAAAGAGCAAGAAATGGTGTGattcgtgaataaatcacactgctgagagccaatcagcttgcagggatcaccagtgatttcaaaatggatataaTAAAGAGCAAGAAATGGtgtgattggtgaatgaatcacattgctgagagccaatcagcttgcagggatcaccagtgatttcaaaatggatataaTAAAGAGCAAGAAATGGTGTGattcgtgaataaatcacactgctgagagccaatcagattgcggAGATCTCCAGTTATTTCAAAAtggataaaataaaattttaatgtgtttcacctggACAGTATAATTGCTGCCAATATTCCTGACACTGATGAACCAAATCCAAGCCACCCTGCAGTTTTTTCTCCAAGCCCAAACTGTGACAAAGTTAGGTCTAGTATAGATGTCCAGCCACTGTAAATACCGAGGGTTATTCCATTGATAAATAGCAACAACAAGAACTGTTTGTTGAACACGAGGCATTTAAAGCCATCTTTAAAATCCAAACGCTCACTCGCTGCGGTTAGGCAAGGAGGTAGTGGaggtttttttggaaaaaaaaccaCTATCAAGAATAAAATCAGAACTGCTACTCCTAGCTCAGTGTACATAAGAAGCATGATTTTCTCCTTAAGAAAATTCAACTGACTGTGAGTCATATTTTTACGAATACTTATGTAGTCAATACTTTTGCCAATGCTCATGCTATGGTTACCCACATCTGGAACTAACAGTGGGCCAATGATAAATGCCAGCCCTGCTCCAGCATAGGAAGACAATGATGCAATTGCTGTTGATGTTGTGCGTTGATCAGGAGGAAACCATATCGCGGAAATAAGGGGCCCTAATGCCATGGCAACAGGACCTCCTATACTGCTTAGAAACATCCCTGTATGAGCAAGCCATGTTTGCATTTGTAGATCAGCAAGTGGAATAGCTTGGAAGGCTGTTCCGAAGAAATTGGAAAGTCCTAGGAGGAGAATAGATGCTCTCAAacctaaaaagaataaaaagtaaGTCACATCAAGAGAGAATCTCATTTACTGATCTAGGCCATTAATGTTAACTGACTGGAAAGCACATAAGTATTTAATTTGCtgattgtgcaaaagcaaacaTTTCCTCCTAGAACCAAGTAGAGTAGACAGCACTTAAACATTATTTCACTACAGTCAATACTTTCATCAACACTACCTTTGAGGGAAAGGCAAAAGAGCTTACATGAGGAAGAAGTGGTAATTAGACTAATTAATTAGACCACTAAGTTTAATATATATATGCTGAGAAGCAACTTGAAAAGCAAATACAATCACGATGTGTCAATAAACCTGAATCGAATGcacaaataaaggaaaaaggGTAATAAAGGAAAGATAAGCAATACTCGTTGAGTAAACAAAATTGCAATTGTCATTGTTTGCTTTAAAACTGTTCTGGACAAGTTATTAGGTAGATTAAGCAGACAACACAACATCAAATCAGAACACGAAAGGGCACAGAAAGGACTAAAGCCGACTTTCGAAGCTTAATTGGCTGTTCTGTCATGTTCAATTTCGTTTTTAAATCTGCTCATGCCATCATCATCTCTTTCGTTACtttgtctttgctaaatctaAAAACTGGCCATTTCCCAGTTCTAGCCTGCCTAGCAGgggcttggaagtagtgggcgcaaaaAAGTACAGGCATGTGAACGGccacccactacttccaagtgcctgctacgcaggctaactggTTCCAAAACACttactttcaaaacaaggcaatgtgcaaaacctttcttgtgataaTATGTCTTGTTTCCAAGacaatggctttgcacttagcctcactttgaaaCTGAGGCTTGGGACGGCAATTCGAAAAATTTCCAATGGCATATCTCCCATAACACTCCTTTGTTTGCCCCCTGACATTTTTcatatatagttttttttttctcctggaTTTTACAGTCGTATCAAGAggaattaagacggaatccaccaggacattgagtaattttgattttcagtggacaaaaatcttgtacgtGCTTTGTGAAGAAGTCAGTTGTACACTGGATGAATGCAAGATCTTGTCCTAAGTTGTTTCCGGGTTCTTCTCTCCTATAAGTGGACCCTTGGAACGAGGCTGAATATAGTTGACATCAGGGGCAGTTGCCTTTGCTTATGGTatattgctaaaaaaaattgcctttaaCTCCTAATTCCATTTTGGTTTCTCCATAAAAATGTATGCAAATACATTTACACCTTGTAAAATTGTAAGCAGTGtttatacagtcgaacctccactaacagccacctttccacaatggccaccttttTTGTCCTGGCAGACAGTCTAttcattgactcttgtttaaaccacTCTGCAATGGGTACCTCAGTACAATAGCACCGGCCAGTTAAAGCATGTCTCcgactgccaaaataacctcttaACAATGGCCAGTTTTTTCAGCAACtgatcaaaaagtcaaaaatggtTATGAAGTTTGATCCATATGGTGCATTAATGATTAATTGTGGCAATTGTGTTTTCATTGGGTTCAATTTATACTGCTGCAGTAAGCATAAATTGTCTACGATACTTACGGCGAATGTTGCAAACCTTGCTCATTTTGTCACATTAACATTTTGTATGtgtataattaattattaattattacagATGATTGGATTACCATTATGAGAtaccagggaccgcggagggggaggggctggtagggccgcggccccaccacttttttgcgctaaaaagaaaaataattaaaataaaaaaaagacttgaaacaagttttttccgtctatattccgctatattttctgtattttctttaatttcaaacgccaggcattttgtggggctcctttgcttttcgcggtaattgtgccctgtGGCTGACTTGCTCCTTGATCAAaggccatgccttggccaccccttcgcttcgttcggcagcgtgttttgttcttccagctccggcagagttttttttatcagctttatcagacaaaatgaagaaaattactagctttttcaagccaaacgaaggtgagtagttgttttgagttgataaaagttttatattttgtctttctcctgtcgaatcaatgaaatattcgatggcaagaagaattacattacttgaatagtgaacggccatagttagaaatttttcagatcacttcaatgtaatattttctatactaaaattgtaatcgcgtcttttcttgcattgaatctgaactgaccgtgtatgttggcCGACCTATAAAAAGCaacaaatactggataaagtatgcaaagtcacgtgacagaaacaaatcaaatactatgattttattctttttttcgattttcaattattttcaattgtcagccctcccacttttcaccttgctccgcggtccctggatACAGTATGCAAGAACTAAGCACAATAAACATGTTACactccttttaaaaaaattgtcatattgCCCCCTACATGTACCTCCACATAagggccacctctccacaaccaCCACTTTCGTCTGTCCCCAAGATGGCCTTTGTCGAGAGGTTGGGCTGTAATCAAATCCATGCTGTTTTTGAGGCTAGAATCATAATCACTTTTTTTTAGTAAAGCTGCGGAACTTGCACTCTAAACCATTACCGGCTGAGCCTAGCAAAAACCTGTCGATGAATTATCTTCTTGTCACTCACTTTACCAATAATGAAGGTTGTACATTTGTTTTTGCACACAATAACAAAAACTGGTTCGAATTGGTTCTTGCTGCATTAGTATAATATGTTGCAGTATCATATACTGATGTAGCAAAGGTGTTGAGTGGAAAAGACAAAATGATCTCTGTTTTGACCTAAAATTAACTAccaaattttcaagaaactgtAATTAGAACGAGTATACGCCAGAGTCCGGTCAAGTGATCAAAGTCCATGGTCTAATCCTAATTTTAGATTATCCAATCCAGGTGGCATTCCCAAGAATCGTATCAAGTGTCTCGAGTTCACGATAGCACTTAATTTTGTAGGACGGTCAACGTGAAGTGTTTTTGTACTATTTATGTCCCTCAAACCCtcattattacaaaaaaaatatcaatctaCCAAGCCTTGTTTGCTACAGTTTAGTATATTCTCACCTTTAGTATCCATAAGCCACGATATTGGCAAAAAGGAAATGATATAAACTATCGGTCCCCAGGCCACCATCAGTGTAATAGTCGTATCACTCCAACCAAATACAACTTGCGAGGTACCTTGAATTGGACCCCAAGTGTTCCATTTCATGCCATTTAAGGCAGagcataaagaaaatacaaaaagaatatACCATCTTCGCCTGTAAACTTTAAAGTTTCCTTCACGTTTTGGACCTTCACACGATACAGAGTCATGAATTTCGTCACAAAACGATGTGTACACAAAAGTATTCGTCTTCTCCTCTGATGAATTCATTACAGTTTTCCTGGTGTCAGTATAGTAGGACCGAAGGAGTTGTTTGCGCTGGAGTTATTGCCGACCGAGTACAGTATCTGTTCACAAACTTGAACGCCTCCAGTGGTGCAGGCGACGATGTTTGTACACGAAGGTCTCAAGACACCGGCTTTATTTGTCTTGCTTGACGAGCCCCTCAGGGGTATTACAAAGCTCAACACAGGTTTGACAAGCCTAACCCttattttttcgtaagatccATCGTTCAGATCGATTTACTTTGCGTTACTCGCAGACTAcgttacgggcggccatcttggtttcatattTACCGAGGGGGGTGGGCGTCGGAATTTATAGTGGTCGAAACCGTCCACCGCCCCCTcagtagatttgacactcatccaagatgacCGCCCGTAACGCAATGTCTTCGAACTGACCGAAGTCACCGAACTCGACGCACGGAAACATAGGGGGCTCTGAGCAGTCTAACAATAAAGCCagacgaaaaaaaattatcagaaGAAATTATCGAAGAATCTACAATCTTTTCCCggatttcaaagaaaaaagaaaagacatttACGACCATTTTTACAGACAGCCAGTAGGTAATCGATAAACCGATTTACTGAGCGAATCCTCCCAcactgattggtcgagagctatggtctatgagaTTATGGACCATGGAAATGACGAAATATGTCACGCAGTgctggttgttttgtttttggtttttcgtaaaaaaaaaaaaaaaaaatgttattgtaaaaaacaaatcgaccacaattttctatggtctacactcttacagaccatagaaatgacaccatgaaatgttcaaaactttgcagtgaatccacgagccgcaggcgaaaGGTTCCACTTGAGTTCTGAACACTTTATGAAGTCATTTTTATGatctataagagtgtagaccatgaTGGAAAATTGcggtcgatttgttaaatactggataataatttttttctgcgacttcgatttctatctatttccgatatcaatcgataacAATCGGCGGATTAAATCGATTGATTCCCGATatcgattttcttttttcaacaaaTTTATTGGTCGAATAGTAACAAATAAATAGAAACAAGACAAATACTAGCATGAAGCGGACCAACTACTAGCATGAAAGAGACCAATGGGGAATAGCGCGAACGCGACTGATGACCCATGCGGGGCCTCACCCGAAGTtaagaaaaatctaaaaaaaagttATCTTAAAACGATAGTAAAAATGTAATAGTTAAACGGTGAAATCTAATAAAAATGGGCAAAAGACAATAATTAGAGTGTAAATTATGAACGGTGGCACGGGCAATTGGGAGAGAGGATCCAGGTGCGGGGCATGTTAATATCAAAAGTAGCATCTAACAAGGAAAAGTAGGTAGCGCGCAGATAATTCTTAGAAATGTAAAGGCTGGAGCATTTGTCGGAAGTAGCTAGTCTGCAAATAGTGTTCCAGGGTTTTACAATCCGATTAAAGAAAGAGGCCTGAAAAGTAgtggttttacaagttttaacATAAGGATAGGATTCTGAGAACGAGACCGGTCACGCGAGAAAAAGGTAGCGAATCGAACAAAGTTTAAATCAGTAGAACTAGAAACGCAAGGAATACAAGATGTCTATTTTCCCTATTATAAGTAAGTGGAAGAAGTCTAAGAGTCAGCAATCGTTGTTTGCTGTAGGAGACCTCGCCGATATTAGTTCTAAGTATACAGTGAGTTGTACGCCTCTGGACTCTTTCTGGCTTCGTCCTCAATTTGACACTTCCGGGAGACCACACCTCTGTGGCATAAGAGAGAGTTGTGACTTCTCGAGAGAGAGAGATAAGGTGTCCGCCTTACTTTAACATCCGTAATAAGTGGACAGGTTCTGTTCAGGAGACCTAACCATTTTGTTAGCCTTGAGTACTATGCGCATAAACATGTGAGTCCCACGATAGATTGCTTGAGATGATAACGCCGAGGTCCTTTTCTTCCAAAACACGTTTCATGTAAGTATTGCCAAGGTGATATTCATGAGTTACAGGTGATTTCTTCCGCGTGACTGTTAACACTTTACACTTGGAGGCGTTAAACTTCATGTTTGATACATAGCTCCAGGTGTTTAAGTTTGCCAGGTCCTGCTGGAGAATATCACAGTCCTTTACTGACACGATAGTACGGTGCAACttggtgtcatcagcatacagagGGGTGTTAGTTTGCTCATGGACGACGTCAGGAAGGTTGTTGATAAATATCACAAAGATTAGGGGGCCAACAATGCTACCCTGAGGTACACCGGAGGTGACAGGTAGTCGTTCAGAAGCCATACCATCAATGACAGCTCTCTGTGATCTGTCTTTTAGGTAGTCGGAAAACCCATTTTATTAGCTGACCTGTTACACCGTACCATTTCAGCTTGTCAATAAGGATAGCGTGATCGACAGAGTCGAAAGCCGTGGCAAACTCAAGGTACAAAACATCCGTTTGTTCGGCTATTTGCAATAGACTTTGGAGCTATTTTATAATCACAGTTGAGTAGCCGGTTAACGGTCTCCAGTTCTTGACCTAGTGGGATTATGAGTCATTCTTGGGGACTGGTTTTATAATGCTTCTTCTCCGGTTAATGGAAAGATGCCCTGTATCATACGATGAgctttttgcataattatatcatttcagaaaactttataaaattCAGCTGGTACTGACCCATCCCAGCCTGGCGTTTTTTCGGTCTCCATAGTTTTCAGAGCAGCGAGACGTTCGGTTTCTGTCAAAGGGCCTTCACAGATGTTATGTTCCTCTTCCTTATGGATCGTATCATTTTCATGTCCAGTGAAGTCGGAAAGGTCAATATTGACGGGTGTGCGTTTACTACATTTGCAGCGTACAACTTCAAGGAGGACTGAGATTGACATCGGAGGGATAGGATCTACCGATTTGATGTGACAAAGTTGTTCCCGTTTAGTTTTAGTTGGCTTATGGTTCCCTGTTTACAGTAGTCTATTTTCAAGATTTAGAAAATACTTGGTGTTTTTCCCCCTCATTGTACCATGTAACTTTTGATCTTCAAAGGATAGCACCTTTTTTTCGAAACACAATAGTCTTCTCTAGTTCGACTCTTCAGATCGTTAAGTTGTTAGATctctttgtctttgtctttgtctCTTTGTCTTTCTCCGTTTCTAGTCTAGAAATCATTCTAATTCAGCCTCGCGTTTCTATTTTGCttagattttttttctagcatAAAATAGTGATGTAATCTCTTACTTTCAGTATTTTTCCAGAGCATTACAGCCGCTAACTACGTCATCTGCACTTCGTATTCCTTTTGAGTGTCATTGACTGACTTGATTAGACTATGTAATTATTACTTGATTAGATTCACTAGATTCAGTAAGAAGAAAGGTGTTTAATTTCCAAAAGCCTGCACCT encodes:
- the LOC140937531 gene encoding solute carrier family 49 member 4 homolog — its product is MNSSEEKTNTFVYTSFCDEIHDSVSCEGPKREGNFKVYRRRWYILFVFSLCSALNGMKWNTWGPIQGTSQVVFGWSDTTITLMVAWGPIVYIISFLPISWLMDTKGLRASILLLGLSNFFGTAFQAIPLADLQMQTWLAHTGMFLSSIGGPVAMALGPLISAIWFPPDQRTTSTAIASLSSYAGAGLAFIIGPLLVPDVGNHSMSIGKSIDYISIRKNMTHSQLNFLKEKIMLLMYTELGVAVLILFLIVVFFPKKPPLPPCLTAASERLDFKDGFKCLVFNKQFLLLLFINGITLGIYSGWTSILDLTLSQFGLGEKTAGWLGFGSSVSGILAAIILSRLADHLSGRMKAIQFVLLAGATISYGLFTFMCAGIIPYNKAILFLTCILAGFFTNGTIPLFFEMAVETAYPVAEGITSGFVTVAANLLQLVFYIFPMLPNFGLKWINWCIFITYALSVPLLALWRERYYRSEVDDQDKNAPVNIN